A stretch of the Filimonas lacunae genome encodes the following:
- a CDS encoding ATP-binding cassette domain-containing protein: MDLLKILQKRSRLFYLSLLFLGMINALWSAALLLFINGKIAGEHASFLNNDDWRIYVVLIVISFFTARYFQKYMISLTYDLGNELNLSVFQRLRFSNYEAYLKLGEERVRTVMSDVVILQRFPQVFIESFNAGVMVLIGLGYLFWINMLNAFIVSVVLLLLGAIYYLRNMAIQKDLSAARDLANVYQQNVNDFLRGFKEVKMSADRSDTIYDQFLVPNRSKVKALTVKSITRLMGNELIGTYCWYVMIGVVLFLIPVMQKNANDHGGSFIVTLLFLMGPVAVVITQIKEFTLMRIAMNRIQEFNTLLHSASSGQLNHGSEMPVGEAFESIRFENVEYEYFDAKRKETFRLQPLNLEIRKGDSLFVTGGNGSGKSTFIQLLSGLYTPMSGTIYWNDIPVTPEHYAWYRNQLSCIFTDCYLPGENYDGFQLSRNNEQLMLLIEKMQLSDVIAIDEQHNRISNQLSKGQQKRLALIYLLLENKEVIVLDEWAAEQDPVFRGVFYKEIIPALKRDGKTVIAVTHDDQYFHCAEKVVRFDFGKISDIHINESLLTKEAFHSL, encoded by the coding sequence GTGGATTTATTAAAAATTCTGCAAAAAAGATCCAGGTTGTTTTATTTGTCCCTTTTGTTTCTGGGGATGATCAATGCGTTATGGTCTGCAGCACTGTTGTTGTTTATTAATGGAAAAATTGCTGGTGAGCATGCTTCTTTTCTGAATAATGACGACTGGCGTATTTATGTGGTACTGATAGTGATATCTTTTTTTACAGCCCGGTATTTTCAGAAATATATGATCAGTCTTACTTATGACCTTGGAAATGAATTGAATTTATCTGTGTTTCAAAGGTTACGTTTTTCTAATTATGAGGCCTATCTGAAACTGGGAGAGGAAAGAGTAAGGACTGTGATGTCTGATGTAGTTATTCTTCAACGGTTTCCGCAGGTGTTTATAGAATCGTTTAATGCAGGGGTAATGGTGCTGATTGGCCTGGGGTATCTTTTTTGGATAAATATGCTGAATGCATTTATAGTATCGGTGGTGTTGCTATTGCTGGGAGCTATTTATTACCTGCGTAATATGGCTATTCAAAAAGATCTTTCTGCTGCACGTGACCTGGCAAATGTGTATCAGCAAAATGTGAACGATTTTTTGCGCGGATTCAAGGAAGTGAAGATGAGCGCAGACAGGAGCGATACTATTTATGATCAATTTCTGGTACCCAATCGCAGTAAAGTAAAGGCGCTTACAGTAAAGAGCATTACCCGCCTGATGGGTAATGAATTGATTGGAACTTACTGCTGGTATGTGATGATAGGTGTGGTGCTTTTTCTGATACCTGTTATGCAAAAGAATGCGAATGACCACGGCGGCAGTTTTATTGTAACGCTTCTGTTTTTAATGGGCCCTGTGGCTGTTGTTATTACTCAGATTAAGGAGTTTACTTTAATGAGGATAGCTATGAACCGGATACAAGAGTTTAACACGCTGTTACATTCTGCCAGTTCTGGGCAGCTGAATCATGGTAGCGAGATGCCTGTGGGCGAAGCATTTGAAAGCATTCGTTTTGAAAATGTGGAGTATGAATATTTTGATGCCAAAAGAAAAGAAACATTTCGCCTGCAGCCGCTGAATCTGGAAATCAGGAAAGGAGATAGTTTGTTTGTTACGGGGGGCAATGGTAGTGGTAAAAGTACTTTTATTCAGCTGTTGTCGGGTTTGTACACTCCTATGTCTGGTACTATATACTGGAATGATATACCTGTGACTCCGGAGCATTATGCCTGGTATCGAAACCAGTTGTCCTGCATTTTTACGGATTGCTATTTGCCTGGTGAAAATTACGATGGCTTTCAGCTTTCCAGGAATAATGAGCAGCTGATGTTGTTGATTGAAAAAATGCAACTTTCAGACGTGATTGCTATTGATGAGCAGCATAACCGTATTTCCAACCAGCTATCGAAAGGGCAACAAAAGCGCCTGGCGCTTATTTATCTTCTGTTGGAGAATAAAGAAGTGATCGTACTGGACGAATGGGCGGCTGAGCAGGATCCTGTATTCAGAGGAGTTTTCTATAAAGAGATTATACCTGCCCTGAAGCGGGATGGCAAAACCGTGATTGCGGTTACTCATGACGATCAGTATTTCCACTGTGCAGAAAAGGTAGTACGTTTTGATTTTGGGAAAATTTCGGATATCCATATCAATGAATCTTTACTAACCAAAGAGGCTTTTCATTCATTATAA
- a CDS encoding outer membrane beta-barrel family protein, which yields MKTFVLLIFALLSVAPGKGQALQTGSITGTVAGSGKGVFGATVALRRNADKTTVKFAVTDSVGAFEFTGIAYGWYVVSVTAVGFERRVSDSIGLQAPAITIAAITLEAEATNLEQVTVSTVKPLIEQKIDRTIVNVANSVTMSGNNGAEVLAQLPGVAISAGGKITVKGKEGAVVLINGRLTYLTGGDLSNYLKGMQASQIEKIEIISNPSVKYDAAGSGVINIITKTETRRGWNASLSTAYRQGVYASTTNSLAVNYRTEKVNAGLTMGYQLLNGFQDYYVLRNQRDGADNAIQSIFDQHSYQKTTNKSANARLNIDYYMNAKTVLGLGVSYYDNPTHSTGNNNTVLKLPDGTVQQRVLASTSANGSWRNPAYNVNLKHALNAKGQNIEFDGNYIRYTTNDQQSFDNYFYQQLEEKPDTAELFRARLPRTIKIATGKVDYVLPLGAHDKLEAGVKGSDVRTDNNAMYFNEVASHLVADSAASNHFLYKERVLASYLNYKKQLGKMGVQAGVRVENTASKGSLLTTGEVNKRNYTQWFPSVGLEYKMNESHTLGVSYSRRIERPEYQSLNPFRYYVDKYTFEEGNSFLLPQTADNIELNYLLMGGLLSATASYSRTNNPIQSVVLQNPEKNETYLKPQNLDKREVMGIQLSSVVPLSEKLTSTWNILLNNTRITGVINELPYTLEQFQFYGSVLNQWKFAEGWSAELYGLYSSSSIEDAFVRRPYGTISAGVSKTILNKKGSVRLSGADVFYWNKLVAYSRYQHVDAFLDNRFQTRTIRLAFTYRINSPAKVAAKTLPEETDRVRMK from the coding sequence ATGAAGACTTTTGTATTATTGATTTTTGCTTTACTGTCTGTGGCGCCAGGGAAGGGGCAGGCATTGCAAACGGGATCTATTACGGGAACAGTTGCCGGAAGTGGCAAAGGGGTGTTTGGCGCTACGGTTGCATTGCGAAGGAATGCGGATAAAACAACCGTGAAATTTGCAGTTACGGATAGTGTGGGTGCATTTGAATTTACAGGTATTGCGTATGGCTGGTATGTGGTATCTGTTACGGCTGTGGGATTTGAGAGGCGTGTGTCTGACTCTATAGGCTTACAGGCACCGGCCATTACCATAGCTGCTATTACACTTGAGGCAGAGGCTACGAATCTGGAGCAGGTGACCGTGAGTACGGTGAAGCCGCTTATTGAACAGAAGATTGATCGCACAATTGTGAATGTGGCCAATTCTGTTACCATGTCGGGCAATAATGGCGCGGAAGTGCTTGCTCAATTACCTGGGGTAGCTATCAGCGCCGGTGGTAAAATTACTGTAAAAGGTAAGGAGGGGGCTGTAGTGCTTATTAATGGCAGGTTAACTTATTTAACGGGTGGCGATCTGTCTAATTACCTGAAGGGCATGCAGGCCAGCCAGATTGAAAAAATTGAGATTATCAGTAATCCTTCTGTAAAGTATGATGCAGCAGGAAGCGGGGTGATTAATATTATTACTAAAACGGAAACCAGGAGAGGCTGGAATGCATCGCTGTCAACTGCTTACAGGCAGGGCGTGTATGCCAGTACAACCAATAGTCTGGCGGTGAATTACCGGACAGAGAAAGTGAATGCGGGTTTAACAATGGGATATCAGTTGTTAAACGGATTCCAGGATTACTATGTATTACGCAATCAGCGGGACGGAGCAGATAATGCTATTCAAAGCATTTTTGATCAGCATAGTTACCAGAAAACTACGAATAAGAGTGCTAATGCACGACTGAATATAGATTACTACATGAACGCCAAAACCGTATTAGGGTTAGGTGTTTCCTACTACGATAATCCTACTCATTCTACCGGTAATAATAATACAGTATTGAAACTGCCTGATGGTACGGTGCAGCAGCGTGTACTTGCTTCCACTTCTGCCAATGGTAGCTGGCGTAATCCTGCTTACAATGTTAACCTGAAGCACGCATTAAATGCAAAAGGGCAGAATATTGAGTTTGATGGTAATTACATCAGATATACCACTAACGATCAACAGTCGTTTGATAATTATTTTTATCAGCAGTTAGAGGAAAAACCTGATACAGCTGAACTGTTCAGGGCAAGGTTGCCGCGTACTATTAAGATTGCAACAGGGAAAGTAGATTATGTGTTGCCATTGGGCGCGCACGACAAATTGGAAGCGGGTGTTAAGGGGAGTGATGTGCGTACAGATAATAATGCCATGTATTTTAATGAAGTGGCTTCGCATCTTGTGGCGGACAGTGCTGCCAGTAACCACTTTTTGTATAAAGAGCGCGTGTTGGCTTCTTACCTCAATTATAAAAAGCAATTGGGTAAAATGGGTGTGCAGGCCGGTGTGCGTGTGGAAAATACCGCTTCTAAAGGCTCCCTGCTAACTACAGGTGAAGTAAACAAGAGAAATTATACACAGTGGTTTCCTTCTGTAGGGCTGGAATATAAGATGAATGAATCTCATACATTGGGTGTTAGTTACAGCAGACGTATTGAACGGCCGGAGTATCAAAGTTTAAATCCGTTCAGATATTATGTAGATAAATACACTTTTGAAGAGGGGAATTCTTTTCTGCTGCCGCAAACTGCTGATAATATAGAGCTTAATTATCTGCTGATGGGCGGGCTTTTGTCTGCCACAGCTTCTTATAGTCGTACGAATAATCCTATTCAAAGCGTAGTGCTTCAAAATCCTGAGAAAAACGAAACTTATTTAAAGCCTCAAAACCTGGATAAAAGGGAGGTGATGGGGATTCAGCTGAGCTCCGTAGTTCCCTTATCGGAAAAGCTTACTTCTACCTGGAATATTTTACTGAATAATACCCGTATTACCGGTGTTATAAACGAGCTGCCTTATACTCTGGAGCAGTTCCAGTTTTATGGCTCAGTGCTTAACCAATGGAAGTTTGCCGAAGGGTGGTCGGCTGAATTATATGGATTGTATAGTTCTTCCAGTATAGAAGACGCCTTTGTTCGCAGGCCATATGGTACTATCAGCGCGGGTGTTTCTAAAACGATTCTGAATAAAAAAGGGTCGGTTCGTTTAAGTGGGGCGGATGTTTTTTACTGGAACAAACTGGTGGCTTATAGCCGCTATCAGCACGTAGATGCTTTTCTGGACAATCGTTTTCAAACCAGGACTATTCGTCTGGCTTTTACTTACCGTATCAATAGTCCCGCCAAAGTCGCTGCTAAAACCTTGCCGGAAGAAACTGACCGGGTGCGGATGAAGTAA
- a CDS encoding TPM domain-containing protein yields MRIKQMISAGLFSVFLLSAQFSFAQLKGVVTDDANVLTPATETTLLQQLQKEEKESGNKIYVYTVKVYNQKDIDNLLAGAAKTVVASKSGKKSGAILLVVSPESRKIKIIASEGLEDRLNNEMCTQLIKSEIVPPVKKGDYDTGVKAGVAALQKALKGAYVSRD; encoded by the coding sequence ATGCGTATTAAACAAATGATTTCTGCAGGTTTATTTTCTGTGTTTTTATTGAGCGCTCAATTTTCTTTTGCTCAGTTAAAGGGTGTAGTAACGGATGATGCGAATGTGCTTACTCCTGCTACTGAAACAACTTTGCTTCAGCAATTGCAGAAGGAAGAGAAGGAGTCGGGTAACAAGATTTATGTATATACTGTAAAGGTGTATAATCAGAAGGATATAGACAATCTGCTTGCAGGGGCTGCCAAAACGGTTGTGGCTTCTAAAAGTGGCAAGAAGAGCGGTGCTATACTGCTGGTAGTATCTCCTGAAAGCAGGAAGATTAAGATTATAGCCAGTGAAGGATTGGAAGACAGGCTGAATAATGAAATGTGTACGCAGCTGATTAAATCGGAGATAGTGCCTCCTGTTAAAAAAGGAGATTATGATACGGGTGTTAAGGCAGGTGTGGCAGCTTTGCAAAAAGCCCTGAAGGGTGCATATGTAAGCAGGGATTAA
- a CDS encoding prenyltransferase/squalene oxidase repeat-containing protein, translated as MIQTYKTLIESLSFDAATEQELLKEQVLQEHYFYLHLVLYLSPAYPSVPEPVKKKLGAAVYLYFRFALACDKMIDQEKSTNSGIQQFFVQIRLLEAAVRELSALFPSGHVFWQYFEKSRTEYIRTMLVEKKLAGEGGYITVEQFEKLAAGKSALCYAVPIAISLLQDTAEMATDSLQRCLEYLHIGFQYMDDIDDFLKDVKSGQPNIADSLLRKKLEEEGVSGTLAEEERYKLMFLSGVATACLQNAITWFEKSRAEIASFSLAKLDGFITGFVKKCLDQLRAIELLIEKARVKASCSKEQVAGGAYAGAEAIRSAIEKGRAFLAAAMQGDGSWTDFLTNAGLGRNWITAYVAMNLAEAGEVAVIPDKAAELLNSSHFKGAFNDQIKEDGDSLNFLVGYLNSSKGTVSNNLWQDWRSFCNDAGGWRTYQDADVLKRILGLEDVADVSGWLSAKSCVSAAALYVLAKQDGDSVLYHRTAGFLMNEQMPEGYWKSYWWSSPVYATAFALQALSVSRTYQQACAKAADWLKSQQAANGAWSSDIVVEESPLYTAMAMKALLCYNTSLYDNSIRQACKWLLDNQTTDGSWQSSFALLVPAPDFHESEAVQQWSRGSFGVNIIVEDHYRVFSTATIVNALECLLEKKIQLN; from the coding sequence ATGATACAAACCTATAAAACATTAATAGAGTCGTTGTCGTTTGATGCGGCCACTGAACAGGAACTGTTGAAAGAGCAGGTGTTGCAGGAGCATTATTTTTACCTGCACCTTGTGCTGTATTTGTCTCCGGCCTATCCTTCTGTGCCGGAGCCTGTTAAGAAAAAATTGGGAGCGGCGGTTTACTTGTATTTCAGGTTTGCACTTGCCTGTGATAAAATGATTGACCAGGAGAAAAGCACCAATTCTGGTATTCAGCAATTTTTTGTTCAGATTCGGTTGCTAGAGGCGGCTGTCAGAGAGTTGTCTGCATTGTTTCCATCAGGACATGTGTTCTGGCAATACTTTGAAAAAAGCAGGACAGAATATATCCGGACCATGCTGGTTGAAAAGAAACTGGCTGGTGAAGGAGGATATATTACTGTGGAGCAATTTGAAAAGCTGGCGGCCGGAAAATCTGCTTTGTGTTATGCGGTTCCCATTGCTATCAGCCTGTTACAGGATACGGCAGAGATGGCTACCGATTCGCTGCAGCGATGCCTGGAATATTTGCACATAGGTTTTCAGTATATGGATGACATAGATGATTTTTTGAAAGACGTAAAAAGTGGTCAGCCTAACATTGCCGACAGTCTTCTGAGGAAGAAACTGGAAGAGGAGGGGGTATCGGGAACGCTGGCAGAGGAAGAGCGTTATAAGTTGATGTTTCTTTCGGGAGTAGCTACCGCATGCCTGCAAAATGCCATTACGTGGTTTGAGAAAAGCAGAGCGGAAATAGCTTCTTTTTCATTGGCAAAACTGGATGGTTTTATTACAGGCTTTGTGAAAAAATGCCTGGACCAGCTAAGGGCTATTGAGTTGTTGATTGAAAAAGCCAGGGTTAAGGCCAGCTGTAGCAAAGAGCAGGTAGCTGGTGGCGCCTATGCCGGCGCAGAGGCTATTAGAAGCGCTATTGAAAAGGGCAGGGCTTTCCTGGCTGCTGCTATGCAGGGAGATGGCAGTTGGACTGACTTTTTAACCAATGCGGGTCTGGGGCGCAACTGGATAACGGCATATGTGGCTATGAACCTGGCTGAAGCAGGTGAGGTTGCTGTTATTCCTGATAAGGCGGCAGAACTATTAAACAGTTCGCATTTCAAAGGGGCTTTTAATGACCAGATTAAGGAAGATGGCGATTCTCTTAATTTTCTGGTTGGTTACCTGAATAGTAGTAAAGGAACTGTAAGCAATAATTTATGGCAGGACTGGCGTTCGTTTTGCAATGATGCAGGTGGCTGGCGTACTTATCAGGATGCCGATGTATTGAAGCGGATATTGGGCCTGGAAGATGTGGCTGATGTCAGCGGATGGTTATCGGCTAAATCGTGTGTAAGTGCTGCAGCGTTATATGTATTAGCTAAGCAGGATGGCGACAGTGTTTTATATCATCGTACCGCAGGCTTTCTTATGAATGAACAAATGCCGGAAGGTTACTGGAAATCGTACTGGTGGTCGAGCCCGGTTTATGCTACCGCTTTTGCTTTACAGGCTTTGTCTGTTTCGCGGACTTATCAACAGGCTTGTGCCAAAGCTGCGGACTGGTTAAAGTCGCAACAGGCTGCCAATGGAGCATGGAGCAGTGATATAGTAGTGGAAGAAAGTCCATTGTATACTGCTATGGCTATGAAGGCCCTGCTTTGTTATAATACTTCCCTTTACGATAACTCTATCCGGCAGGCGTGTAAATGGTTGCTGGATAATCAAACTACTGATGGCAGTTGGCAGAGTTCTTTTGCCTTGTTGGTGCCTGCACCGGATTTTCATGAATCTGAAGCGGTGCAGCAATGGAGCCGGGGTTCGTTTGGTGTAAATATTATTGTAGAGGATCATTATCGGGTGTTTTCCACTGCTACGATTGTGAATGCGCTGGAATGCTTACTGGAAAAGAAAATACAGTTAAACTGA
- a CDS encoding thioesterase II family protein — protein sequence MIKPQLFLLHFAGGNCYSYLPLSALLKEFDVVSLELPGRGQRLDEPLLKDYDLAVQDIFHQITSKLSGARFMLYGHSMGAYLALSVCAMLEDAGKYPAYLVVSGNAGPGLREKRNTYLLEHRLFWKEVQSLGGIADELLASMEWVALFEPVLRADYEIVEREDMDTSTLVQAPIYALMGDKEEQVEAIGNWGRYTASAFEWVILKGDHFFIFSQAAALTNAIKKCYATVTVTVIPS from the coding sequence ATGATTAAACCACAATTATTTTTATTGCATTTTGCCGGTGGCAACTGTTATTCTTACTTGCCTTTATCTGCGCTGCTGAAAGAGTTTGATGTAGTGTCTTTGGAATTGCCAGGCCGTGGGCAAAGACTGGATGAGCCTTTGCTAAAAGATTATGATCTGGCTGTACAGGATATATTCCATCAGATAACTTCAAAGCTTTCGGGTGCAAGGTTTATGCTGTATGGGCATAGTATGGGTGCCTACCTGGCTTTAAGTGTGTGTGCCATGCTCGAAGATGCAGGTAAATATCCTGCTTACCTGGTAGTGAGCGGTAATGCCGGGCCTGGACTGCGTGAAAAAAGAAATACTTATTTGCTGGAACATCGTTTGTTCTGGAAAGAAGTGCAGTCGTTAGGAGGCATAGCTGATGAATTGCTTGCGAGTATGGAATGGGTAGCATTATTTGAGCCTGTATTGAGGGCTGATTATGAAATTGTAGAAAGAGAGGATATGGATACTTCTACCCTGGTGCAAGCGCCTATTTACGCACTGATGGGGGATAAGGAAGAGCAAGTTGAGGCTATTGGTAACTGGGGCAGGTATACTGCTTCGGCTTTTGAGTGGGTCATTCTGAAGGGAGATCATTTTTTTATTTTTAGCCAGGCTGCTGCATTAACTAATGCTATTAAAAAATGTTATGCAACAGTAACCGTTACTGTAATTCCATCTTGA
- a CDS encoding 4'-phosphopantetheinyl transferase family protein yields MTSFTIYYSYFYQPLPSHQFTALQLALPPEMQQQATRYKKWESAHAYVLGKHLLLQALQAASGTFTLHNISYNKYQKPTIQGFYPFNISHSGNLVICAVGQQGPVGVDIEQCKDLDINDFKNQFTIQEWQQIQQAATPLHTFYEYWTKKEAVLKADGRGLTDHLSQLSVIHPKVSFDNNNWHLAPIHFFPGYIGHIANSFECTHVEFIKMELQ; encoded by the coding sequence ATGACATCTTTCACCATATATTATAGCTACTTCTATCAACCTTTACCTTCCCATCAATTTACAGCCTTGCAACTGGCGCTTCCACCAGAAATGCAGCAACAGGCAACCAGGTATAAAAAATGGGAAAGCGCACACGCTTATGTATTAGGAAAACACCTGTTGCTACAGGCACTACAGGCTGCATCAGGCACTTTCACCTTACACAATATCAGCTATAATAAATACCAAAAACCCACCATTCAAGGCTTCTATCCTTTTAACATCTCACATTCCGGCAACCTGGTAATATGTGCAGTTGGCCAACAAGGTCCGGTTGGCGTAGACATAGAGCAATGCAAAGATTTGGATATTAACGACTTTAAAAATCAGTTTACCATACAGGAATGGCAACAAATTCAACAGGCAGCCACTCCCCTGCATACATTCTATGAGTACTGGACAAAAAAGGAAGCAGTATTAAAAGCAGATGGCAGAGGTTTAACAGATCATTTATCCCAGCTATCAGTCATCCATCCGAAAGTTAGCTTTGATAACAACAACTGGCATCTTGCGCCTATCCACTTTTTCCCAGGCTACATAGGACACATAGCCAACAGCTTCGAATGCACGCACGTTGAGTTTATCAAGATGGAATTACAGTAA
- a CDS encoding winged helix-turn-helix transcriptional regulator encodes MTTIKDSSSNQHNQRIIVTKCPVTFTLFKMGGRWKPLVFYQLTGGIKRYGELKRAIPAISEKMLFQTLKELEADGIIIRTVIENKPQHVEYSLSVSGNDLRPVFIAMVEWATKYNI; translated from the coding sequence ATGACGACCATTAAAGACAGCTCCAGCAATCAGCATAATCAAAGAATTATTGTTACTAAGTGCCCCGTAACATTCACCCTTTTCAAAATGGGGGGCAGATGGAAACCATTGGTTTTTTATCAACTCACTGGTGGCATTAAACGATATGGAGAATTAAAAAGAGCAATACCCGCCATCTCTGAAAAAATGCTGTTCCAGACACTGAAAGAGCTTGAGGCAGATGGCATAATCATACGTACAGTAATAGAAAACAAACCCCAGCACGTAGAATATAGCCTTAGCGTAAGCGGAAACGATCTTCGTCCGGTATTTATAGCCATGGTAGAATGGGCCACGAAATACAACATCTAA
- a CDS encoding zinc-binding dehydrogenase, giving the protein MLDVKDVPQPGSPVKGHLVVKMQAMGVNGGDVLDISGAMPQGFFPKSRHNIAGVSGVGTVVETGEGVPDGYKGKNVTVYRSLLFSDDIIGTWSEYVQLHYLHCVILPDTVNPRDYAGSLVNNITAFAFLQQVKAEGHKGIIATAANSATGLSMLGVCQAYGVPLIMLARNEVAREELKSLGAKHVLVQNSPGYQQNLQQAAQELQTTAVFDGVGGAALNSVMEVLPAGTSVYSYGYLGGGEPLNFHTRVLMKGITLKGFSNFRTATVKEPLLLEQALSELGKIIGNPHFATKAGMQFRFSQIEEAFAFATSGKGKAILIP; this is encoded by the coding sequence ATGTTGGATGTGAAAGATGTGCCGCAACCAGGTTCACCAGTTAAAGGGCATCTGGTTGTTAAAATGCAGGCAATGGGGGTAAACGGCGGAGATGTATTGGATATATCCGGTGCTATGCCGCAAGGCTTTTTTCCTAAGAGCCGGCATAATATAGCTGGTGTGTCAGGAGTGGGTACTGTGGTGGAGACAGGTGAGGGGGTGCCAGACGGATACAAAGGCAAAAATGTAACAGTGTATCGTTCTTTGTTATTTAGTGACGATATTATAGGAACATGGAGTGAGTATGTTCAGTTACATTACCTGCACTGTGTAATATTACCTGATACAGTTAATCCGCGCGATTATGCTGGTTCACTGGTTAACAATATAACCGCCTTTGCTTTCTTACAGCAGGTGAAGGCAGAGGGACATAAGGGCATTATCGCTACGGCAGCAAATTCTGCGACAGGTTTGTCAATGCTTGGAGTGTGCCAGGCGTATGGGGTGCCATTAATAATGCTAGCAAGAAATGAGGTTGCCCGCGAGGAGCTGAAATCTTTGGGTGCTAAGCATGTGCTGGTACAGAATAGCCCCGGATATCAACAAAATTTACAGCAAGCTGCACAAGAATTGCAAACGACGGCTGTTTTTGACGGTGTTGGAGGAGCTGCATTAAATTCTGTGATGGAGGTGTTACCGGCAGGAACCAGTGTTTATAGTTATGGATATCTGGGAGGTGGAGAGCCGCTGAATTTTCATACACGGGTTTTGATGAAAGGAATTACACTTAAAGGATTCAGTAACTTCAGAACAGCTACGGTGAAGGAGCCGCTTTTGTTAGAACAGGCGCTGAGTGAGCTGGGCAAAATTATAGGTAACCCGCATTTTGCTACTAAAGCCGGTATGCAGTTTAGATTTTCACAAATAGAAGAAGCGTTTGCTTTTGCTACTTCAGGTAAAGGGAAGGCAATTCTAATTCCTTAA